Proteins co-encoded in one Sphingopyxis sp. BE259 genomic window:
- the zapE gene encoding cell division protein ZapE, with protein MMSVLAAYDALVAGGELQPDPEQRAAAERLNILQVELEAVPPRGSLLWRLTGRKPESPRGVYLWGAVGRGKSMLMDLFYDQLHIQRKRRVHFHAFMLDVHARMREVRKSEAGDPIPLVADALVENIRCLAFDEMVVNNSADAMILSRLFTALIDRGVTVVATSNRPPSDLYKDGLNREHFLPFIALIEAKLDVMGLNGPTDYRRDRLGDGARWFVPADEVASVALSAAFFRLTDYPPEDRAHVPTLDLDLGGGRLLHVPKALKGVAVFSFKRLCAEARGASDYLAVARHFHTVIIVGIPRMGPENRNEAARFVTLIDALYEYKVKLLASAAAMPDALYVAGDGAFEFERTASRLSEMQSDDYLALGHGPAEGAMA; from the coding sequence TTGATGTCAGTTCTCGCGGCTTATGATGCGCTGGTTGCTGGCGGCGAATTGCAGCCCGATCCCGAACAGCGGGCCGCTGCCGAACGGCTGAACATATTGCAGGTCGAGCTGGAGGCGGTGCCGCCACGCGGCAGCCTGCTGTGGCGACTGACGGGGCGCAAGCCCGAGAGTCCTCGCGGCGTCTATCTGTGGGGCGCGGTCGGGCGCGGCAAATCGATGCTGATGGACCTGTTCTATGACCAGCTCCACATCCAGCGCAAACGGCGCGTCCATTTCCACGCCTTCATGCTCGACGTCCATGCGCGGATGCGCGAGGTGCGCAAAAGCGAAGCGGGTGATCCGATTCCGCTGGTCGCCGATGCGCTGGTCGAAAATATCCGCTGTCTCGCCTTCGACGAGATGGTGGTGAACAACAGCGCCGACGCGATGATCCTCTCGCGCCTGTTCACCGCGCTGATCGATCGCGGGGTGACGGTGGTCGCGACGTCGAACCGGCCGCCGTCCGACCTCTATAAGGACGGGCTCAACCGCGAGCATTTCCTGCCCTTCATCGCGCTGATCGAGGCGAAGCTCGACGTGATGGGGTTGAACGGCCCGACCGACTATCGCCGCGACCGGTTGGGCGACGGCGCGCGCTGGTTCGTCCCCGCCGATGAGGTTGCGAGCGTGGCGCTGTCGGCCGCCTTCTTTCGCCTGACCGATTATCCGCCGGAGGATCGTGCCCATGTTCCGACGCTTGATCTTGATCTGGGCGGCGGGCGGTTGTTGCATGTGCCCAAGGCGCTGAAAGGGGTTGCAGTCTTTTCGTTCAAGCGGCTGTGCGCCGAAGCGCGCGGAGCATCGGATTATCTGGCCGTCGCGCGCCACTTCCATACCGTCATCATCGTCGGCATCCCGCGCATGGGGCCGGAAAACCGCAACGAGGCGGCGCGCTTCGTCACCCTGATCGACGCGCTGTATGAGTATAAGGTCAAGCTGCTCGCGAGCGCCGCGGCGATGCCCGATGCGCTATACGTCGCTGGCGACGGCGCGTTCGAATTCGAACGGACGGCGAGCCGCCTGTCTGAAATGCAGTCGGATGACTATCTGGCATTAGGCCATGGACCTGCCGAGGGCGCCATGGCTTAG
- a CDS encoding nucleotidyltransferase family protein, translating into MIPAIILAGSRPGPDPLLTGSGVSTKALLPIAGQPMLVHVVRALRAAPEVGPITILAQNSAELAVQPELADFADLHFVDSGQGISSSLAAALPTGDDPLLVTTADHVLLTPTMLAEFLRGAADSDVAVAMVERAVLFERYPESRRTWLKFRGGGWSGANLFYLRGRRVLPLLDFWGRIERDRKKGLKIIAAFGPWLLIGALLRLFTIQQGVARAGLRFGLKATIVPMSEAEACIDADKPSDIELIERIFAARGQAAIGPIL; encoded by the coding sequence ATGATTCCGGCGATCATCCTCGCGGGTAGTCGTCCCGGCCCCGACCCGCTGCTGACCGGCAGCGGGGTATCGACCAAGGCGTTGCTGCCCATCGCGGGACAGCCGATGTTGGTCCATGTCGTGCGCGCGCTGCGCGCCGCACCAGAGGTCGGCCCGATCACGATCCTCGCGCAGAACAGCGCCGAACTTGCCGTCCAGCCGGAGCTGGCGGATTTCGCCGACCTGCATTTCGTCGATTCGGGACAAGGGATCAGCAGCTCGCTCGCGGCGGCGCTGCCTACGGGCGACGATCCGCTGCTCGTGACCACCGCCGACCATGTCCTGCTCACCCCGACGATGCTCGCCGAATTCCTGCGCGGCGCCGCGGATAGCGATGTTGCAGTGGCGATGGTTGAGCGCGCCGTGCTGTTCGAACGCTATCCAGAATCCAGACGCACCTGGCTCAAATTCCGCGGCGGCGGGTGGTCGGGCGCGAACCTGTTCTACCTGCGCGGGCGGCGCGTGCTGCCGCTGCTCGACTTCTGGGGGCGGATCGAACGCGACCGCAAAAAGGGACTGAAGATCATTGCGGCGTTCGGCCCATGGCTGCTGATCGGCGCGCTGCTCCGCCTGTTCACGATCCAGCAGGGGGTGGCGCGCGCCGGGCTGCGCTTCGGACTGAAGGCGACGATCGTACCGATGTCCGAGGCCGAGGCGTGCATCGACGCCGACAAGCCTTCCGATATCGAGCTGATCGAGCGGATATTTGCCGCACGGGGCCAAGCCGCTATAGGGCCAATCCTATGA
- a CDS encoding HAD-IB family phosphatase, translated as MTDGITRVAIYDLDRTVLRKPTFTLFLLWAAAREAPWRLLLLPALAALMIGYALRLYGRDRFKPAAIRLMLGRHLTPPRAADLAAKFAAWRVARDVPPGASACIARDRAAGYQLLMATAAPEFYATAIADALEFDAIVASRHLRDAEGNWLPALDGPNCYGAEKARRVSEWLDIHAPDGAAHIRAYSDHVSDAPTFALADEAWLVGRGSKIARQANDHGWLAADFDDAMAAAAVGAR; from the coding sequence ATGACCGACGGCATCACCCGCGTCGCGATATACGACCTCGACCGCACCGTGTTGCGCAAACCGACCTTCACGCTGTTCCTGCTGTGGGCGGCGGCGCGCGAGGCGCCGTGGCGCCTGTTGCTGCTCCCCGCGCTGGCCGCGCTGATGATCGGCTATGCGCTGCGCCTTTACGGCCGCGATCGGTTCAAGCCCGCCGCAATCCGGCTGATGCTGGGACGGCATCTGACCCCGCCGCGCGCCGCCGATCTCGCCGCAAAATTTGCCGCTTGGCGCGTCGCGCGCGATGTGCCGCCTGGTGCCAGCGCGTGCATCGCGCGCGATCGAGCCGCTGGCTACCAGCTGCTGATGGCCACCGCAGCACCCGAATTTTACGCCACGGCGATTGCCGACGCGCTCGAGTTCGATGCCATCGTTGCGTCGCGCCACCTGCGGGATGCCGAGGGCAACTGGCTGCCTGCGCTCGATGGCCCCAATTGCTACGGCGCCGAAAAGGCGCGGCGGGTATCGGAGTGGCTCGACATTCATGCACCCGATGGCGCGGCGCATATCCGCGCCTATTCGGATCATGTCAGCGATGCGCCGACCTTTGCCTTGGCTGACGAAGCCTGGCTGGTCGGGCGCGGCAGCAAAATTGCCCGGCAAGCCAACGATCATGGATGGCTCGCGGCCGATTTTGACGATGCCATGGCAGCCGCGGCGGTCGGGGCGCGATAA
- a CDS encoding phosphocholine cytidylyltransferase family protein — protein sequence MTIEKAIILSAGQGSRLLPLTRDIPKCLIDLNGRTLIGWQVAALAANGIKDIVVVTGFRTERVEDHALQLYRDTGVRIRTLFNPFFQVADNLGTCWIAREEMDRDFIILNGDTIISEEIVAKLIAGANEPITVTVDVKPDYDDDDMKVNRDAAGRLHHIGKRLLPPDTNAESIGMLAFVGDGPSIFRNQIDQMMRTPEGVERWYLRAIDVIAKGNRVGTVSIEGLEWQEVDFPQDVEAADALTAKWAAEGRYAK from the coding sequence ATGACCATCGAAAAAGCCATCATCTTGTCGGCGGGGCAGGGTTCGCGCCTGCTGCCGCTGACCCGCGACATCCCCAAATGCCTGATCGACCTGAACGGCCGCACGCTGATCGGCTGGCAGGTCGCGGCGCTCGCCGCCAACGGCATCAAGGACATCGTCGTTGTCACGGGGTTCCGCACCGAACGGGTCGAGGATCATGCCCTGCAACTGTACCGCGACACCGGGGTGCGGATCCGCACCCTCTTTAATCCCTTTTTTCAGGTCGCCGACAATCTGGGCACTTGCTGGATCGCGCGCGAGGAGATGGACCGTGATTTCATCATCCTCAACGGCGATACCATCATTTCGGAAGAGATCGTCGCCAAGCTGATCGCCGGGGCGAACGAACCGATCACCGTCACCGTCGACGTCAAACCCGACTATGACGACGACGATATGAAGGTGAATCGCGACGCCGCGGGGCGACTGCATCATATCGGCAAGCGGCTGCTGCCCCCCGACACCAACGCCGAATCGATCGGGATGCTGGCCTTTGTCGGCGATGGCCCGTCAATCTTTCGCAACCAAATCGATCAGATGATGCGCACCCCCGAAGGGGTCGAGCGCTGGTATCTGCGCGCGATCGACGTCATCGCCAAGGGCAATCGCGTCGGCACCGTATCGATCGAAGGTCTGGAGTGGCAGGAGGTCGACTTCCCGCAGGATGTCGAAGCCGCCGATGCGCTTACCGCGAAATGGGCGGCAGAAGGCCGTTACGCGAAATAG
- a CDS encoding diacylglycerol kinase family protein — protein MTSSFTRPALICNTQSGSHDAAVREEIVEICRAHSAPLVATFALPDGEIPDAAALKQQRIDLLLVWTGDGTINAAAMRAAGWDGAILPLPGGTLNLLSKALHGDRPATEIVADALSGKGRRRPIPTVVSDTGTAFITVVAGPATRWAEVRETMRQDGLIEATRAAPDALDEMMNAPGVRIGTDGRAYPAVILTPTAAGIRADGILTEGTGDVLRHGLAWLGGDFRDGPSEPIATGTTIVLESDKQISLEFDGELDEVASPATFSLDTSAVDFIATA, from the coding sequence ATGACCAGTTCCTTCACCCGCCCCGCCCTGATCTGCAATACCCAGAGCGGCAGCCATGACGCCGCCGTGCGCGAGGAGATTGTCGAGATTTGCCGCGCCCACAGCGCCCCGTTGGTCGCGACCTTCGCGCTGCCCGACGGCGAGATTCCCGATGCCGCCGCGTTGAAACAGCAACGCATCGACCTGCTGCTGGTTTGGACCGGCGACGGCACGATCAACGCTGCGGCGATGCGGGCGGCTGGCTGGGACGGCGCGATCCTGCCGTTGCCCGGCGGCACGCTCAACCTGTTGTCAAAGGCGCTGCACGGCGATCGCCCGGCGACCGAGATCGTCGCCGACGCGCTATCCGGCAAGGGGCGGCGCCGCCCGATTCCAACGGTCGTATCTGACACCGGCACCGCCTTCATCACCGTCGTCGCCGGTCCGGCAACGCGCTGGGCTGAGGTGCGCGAGACGATGCGACAGGACGGGTTGATCGAGGCGACGCGTGCCGCGCCTGACGCCCTCGACGAGATGATGAACGCCCCGGGCGTCCGCATCGGCACCGACGGCAGGGCCTATCCGGCGGTGATCCTGACCCCGACTGCCGCGGGCATCCGCGCCGACGGCATCTTGACCGAAGGCACCGGCGATGTGCTGCGCCACGGTTTAGCGTGGCTGGGCGGCGATTTTCGCGACGGGCCGAGCGAGCCGATCGCGACCGGTACAACCATCGTGCTGGAAAGCGATAAGCAGATCAGCCTGGAGTTCGATGGCGAGCTGGACGAGGTGGCTTCGCCCGCAACATTTTCGCTCGACACCAGCGCGGTCGATTTCATCGCGACGGCATGA
- a CDS encoding HIT family protein, whose product MNDTIAKFGHPATMIAEYEHWVVLLRPAQPTLGALVLAAKSDATAFGDLPAAAHAELKIVTAAIEAALGHAIGYTRINYLMLMMVDPHVHFHVLPRYDGERMGAGLAVTDTGWPGPPDLAQAVKLGDAQIAALTDWLKSYFA is encoded by the coding sequence ATGAACGACACCATCGCCAAATTCGGCCATCCCGCGACGATGATCGCCGAATATGAGCATTGGGTCGTGTTGCTGCGTCCGGCGCAGCCGACACTCGGCGCGCTGGTGCTGGCGGCGAAATCCGACGCGACGGCGTTCGGCGATCTGCCCGCGGCAGCGCATGCCGAGCTCAAGATCGTCACGGCGGCGATCGAGGCCGCGCTGGGTCACGCGATCGGCTATACGCGGATCAATTATCTGATGCTGATGATGGTCGATCCGCACGTTCATTTCCACGTCCTGCCGCGCTATGACGGCGAACGGATGGGCGCAGGCCTGGCGGTCACCGATACCGGTTGGCCGGGGCCGCCCGATCTGGCGCAGGCGGTGAAGCTCGGCGATGCACAGATCGCGGCGCTCACCGACTGGCTGAAGTCCTATTTCGCGTAA
- a CDS encoding alpha/beta hydrolase encodes MIKFLVFAVLLVLLFGGAAWMIVAGGAKSLNLGDRLLGDSDGATLQVAGQPYGTGTRNKLNIWVPTGTAKTDKLPVLVWLYGGGWYSGQRDDYGFAGRAFAKQGFIVVIPDYRLVPEGHWPDFLQDSAAAVAWTQKNIENYGGDPGRVALAGHSAGAYNSLMLALDPQWLKAAGSDVSVIRGVVSLAGPTDFYPFEKGGRADVAMGDIRPVEQTQPIAFVRADAPPLWLGHGTADTVVRVRNSQRLAAAMQKVGGSAALREYDGLSHNDLVMALTKPLAYKGPILPEMTDFLRGVTARPVAPAPIAE; translated from the coding sequence TTGATCAAATTTCTGGTGTTCGCCGTGCTGCTCGTGCTGTTATTCGGCGGCGCGGCGTGGATGATCGTCGCGGGCGGCGCGAAATCGCTGAACCTCGGGGACCGGTTGCTGGGTGATAGCGATGGCGCGACGTTGCAGGTCGCGGGGCAGCCCTACGGCACCGGGACACGCAATAAGCTGAACATCTGGGTGCCGACGGGAACGGCAAAGACTGACAAACTGCCGGTGCTGGTCTGGCTTTACGGCGGCGGCTGGTACAGCGGCCAGCGCGACGATTATGGCTTCGCGGGCCGCGCTTTTGCCAAACAGGGGTTCATTGTCGTCATCCCCGATTATCGCCTGGTGCCCGAGGGGCATTGGCCCGACTTCCTGCAAGACAGCGCGGCAGCGGTCGCGTGGACCCAGAAAAATATCGAAAATTATGGCGGCGATCCGGGGCGGGTGGCGCTGGCGGGGCATTCGGCGGGGGCCTATAATTCGCTGATGCTGGCGCTTGATCCGCAGTGGCTGAAGGCGGCGGGCAGCGATGTGTCGGTGATCCGCGGGGTCGTCTCGCTCGCCGGACCGACCGACTTTTACCCGTTCGAAAAGGGCGGCCGCGCCGATGTCGCGATGGGCGACATCCGCCCGGTCGAACAGACACAGCCGATCGCTTTCGTGCGCGCCGATGCGCCGCCGCTGTGGCTCGGCCATGGCACCGCTGACACCGTAGTGCGCGTGCGCAACAGCCAGCGACTAGCGGCGGCGATGCAAAAGGTCGGCGGCTCGGCGGCGCTGCGCGAATATGACGGGCTGAGCCACAATGACCTGGTGATGGCCCTCACCAAACCCCTCGCATACAAAGGCCCGATCCTGCCCGAGATGACCGATTTCCTGCGCGGTGTCACCGCGCGCCCGGTTGCGCCTGCACCCATCGCCGAATGA
- a CDS encoding PaaI family thioesterase codes for MNDGIEEPRRYSFSAEDEGEGWLSWNLKDDSRFNAFIEPLSVRVEPDTADGRPRARVRMIPGRKHSNLGDNVHGAVTLALVDIALFAASHQFGSLNAGHSVTLDLSTQFVGAGRLGEPLDAVVELVRETGRLIFLRGLVVQGEGDSHIVLSFAGTIRKASKGRG; via the coding sequence GTGAACGACGGAATCGAGGAGCCCCGTCGCTACAGCTTTAGCGCCGAGGACGAGGGTGAAGGCTGGCTGAGCTGGAACCTCAAGGACGACAGCCGCTTCAACGCTTTCATCGAGCCGCTGTCGGTGCGGGTCGAACCCGATACCGCCGACGGCCGCCCGCGGGCGCGGGTCCGTATGATCCCTGGACGCAAGCACAGCAATCTGGGCGACAATGTCCATGGCGCGGTGACGCTGGCGCTGGTCGACATCGCGCTGTTTGCGGCGTCGCATCAGTTCGGCTCGCTCAATGCGGGGCATTCGGTGACGCTCGACCTGTCGACCCAGTTCGTCGGCGCGGGCCGGTTGGGTGAACCGTTGGATGCGGTGGTCGAGCTCGTCCGCGAGACCGGTCGCCTGATCTTTCTGCGCGGTCTGGTGGTGCAAGGTGAGGGCGACAGTCACATCGTGCTGAGCTTCGCGGGCACCATTCGCAAGGCGAGCAAGGGTCGCGGTTGA
- a CDS encoding oligosaccharide flippase family protein: MSESAAHPAVTSRSVARGLGTTVLARLGAVVEIVAQPLYVLMFGLAGYGLYAVLWAAINLLENIFDMGMTSAMQRTVPQSASDADAAAALRTAMIFGVGPCIVVAGLIAAFAADLGPLLNVAARDRDLVTPAIRLFVWALPLWAFVEIATSALRARMVFGAEIRLRIVWEQVLRLVFAGLFFAGGLGLKGLFIAHLCSLAITAILCVRLLAQHYSFADLWRGPWVTLTTRNTFWAGLSILPSNIIARLFGDAPALILNLLLPGAAGAAAAGLFTIARKLSSVVQLVRIAFVYVMAPLAASAEREDRRQVADIYAYATRLISAIALPLAAVLAAGSASLLSLFGAQAQTAQAALIILLFARAAEAVLGISAPVLQVVSAFRHQLTASIFGVGIAVGVGWLVVGHMDVLTGVTLATSTGLVVMAAIPTLQLAMNEKLHPFDHQFPVVAMRGMALTVVAGAAALLADRLPDPIALPLIVIIALASIWAAIRFALPYADRASLGKAGRRLRLIGSEAR; this comes from the coding sequence ATGAGCGAAAGCGCCGCCCACCCCGCCGTCACCAGCCGCAGCGTCGCGCGCGGGTTGGGCACGACGGTGCTTGCGCGGCTTGGCGCCGTCGTCGAAATCGTCGCGCAGCCGCTGTACGTGCTGATGTTCGGGCTCGCGGGCTATGGCCTGTATGCGGTGCTGTGGGCGGCGATCAACCTGCTCGAAAATATCTTCGACATGGGCATGACCAGCGCGATGCAGCGCACCGTGCCGCAATCGGCAAGCGACGCGGATGCGGCCGCGGCGCTCCGCACCGCGATGATCTTTGGCGTCGGGCCGTGTATCGTGGTCGCGGGATTGATCGCCGCCTTCGCCGCCGACCTTGGCCCGCTGCTCAATGTCGCAGCGCGGGACCGCGATCTCGTCACCCCGGCGATCCGGCTTTTCGTATGGGCGCTGCCGCTCTGGGCCTTTGTCGAGATTGCGACCTCAGCGCTGCGCGCGCGCATGGTGTTCGGCGCCGAAATCCGGTTGCGGATCGTCTGGGAACAGGTGCTACGGCTGGTGTTCGCAGGGCTGTTCTTTGCCGGCGGTCTCGGGCTCAAAGGGCTGTTCATCGCGCATCTCTGCTCGCTCGCAATCACCGCAATCCTGTGCGTGCGCCTGCTGGCCCAGCATTACAGCTTTGCCGACCTGTGGCGCGGTCCGTGGGTGACCTTGACGACGCGCAACACCTTTTGGGCCGGGCTGTCGATCCTGCCCTCGAACATCATCGCGCGATTGTTCGGCGACGCCCCGGCGCTGATCCTCAACCTGCTGCTGCCCGGCGCCGCGGGCGCCGCGGCGGCGGGGCTGTTCACCATCGCGCGCAAGCTGTCGAGCGTCGTCCAGCTCGTTCGTATCGCGTTCGTCTATGTCATGGCGCCCTTGGCCGCCAGCGCCGAGCGCGAGGACCGGCGCCAAGTCGCCGACATTTATGCTTATGCGACGCGGCTGATCTCGGCGATCGCGCTGCCGCTGGCCGCGGTGCTGGCGGCGGGCAGCGCGTCGCTGCTCAGCCTGTTCGGGGCGCAGGCGCAGACGGCGCAGGCAGCCCTGATCATCCTGCTGTTCGCGCGGGCGGCGGAAGCGGTGCTCGGCATTTCAGCGCCTGTCCTGCAGGTCGTGTCTGCTTTTCGCCATCAACTCACCGCCAGTATCTTTGGTGTCGGCATCGCGGTCGGCGTCGGTTGGCTGGTCGTCGGGCATATGGACGTGCTGACCGGGGTGACCCTCGCGACATCGACCGGTTTGGTCGTGATGGCGGCGATCCCGACGCTGCAACTGGCGATGAACGAGAAATTGCATCCGTTCGACCACCAGTTCCCGGTGGTCGCAATGCGCGGGATGGCGCTGACGGTGGTCGCGGGTGCCGCCGCGCTGCTGGCCGACCGATTGCCCGATCCGATCGCGCTGCCGCTGATCGTGATCATCGCGCTGGCGTCGATCTGGGCGGCGATCCGCTTTGCCCTGCCCTATGCCGACCGCGCCTCGCTCGGCAAAGCGGGGCGCAGGCTGCGCCTGATCGGGAGCGAAGCGCGATGA
- a CDS encoding metallophosphoesterase yields the protein MTRLFHISDLHFGLEDRAALDWFRDCVRREQPDAVLITGDLTMRARTHEFAAACDWIEALDVPVTVEVGNHDLPYFNPFARFFWPYRRIRRIERLVERELNLAGVAVVPLKTTARAQWRLDWSKGWVTQDALAKTLAAIDALPGGTTALVTAHHPLVEAGTKGRALTRGGARALEALASRGVTAVLTGHVHDAFDLIAPTTAGPVRMIGAGTLSQRIRSTPPSFNELRIRDGEVTVRVRNIDAVPTLDMLIDDVPPDALPPREPGEPVAPIHAVPPVDPPVH from the coding sequence ATGACCCGGCTGTTCCACATCAGCGACCTGCATTTCGGGCTGGAGGATCGCGCCGCGCTCGACTGGTTTCGCGATTGCGTGCGCCGCGAGCAACCCGACGCGGTGCTAATCACCGGCGACCTGACGATGCGCGCGCGAACCCATGAATTCGCCGCAGCGTGCGACTGGATCGAGGCGCTCGACGTGCCGGTCACGGTCGAGGTCGGCAATCACGACCTGCCCTATTTCAACCCGTTCGCGCGCTTTTTCTGGCCGTATCGCCGCATCCGGCGGATAGAGCGGCTGGTCGAGCGCGAGTTGAATCTCGCGGGGGTGGCCGTCGTGCCGCTCAAGACCACGGCACGCGCCCAGTGGCGGCTCGACTGGTCGAAAGGCTGGGTGACGCAGGACGCTCTCGCCAAGACGCTGGCCGCCATCGACGCGCTGCCCGGCGGGACCACCGCGCTGGTCACCGCGCATCATCCGCTCGTCGAGGCAGGCACCAAGGGCCGCGCGCTGACCCGCGGCGGCGCGCGCGCCCTCGAAGCATTGGCATCACGCGGCGTCACGGCGGTGCTGACCGGCCATGTCCATGACGCGTTCGACCTGATCGCGCCGACCACCGCCGGCCCCGTCCGGATGATCGGTGCGGGCACCTTGTCGCAGCGCATCCGCTCGACCCCGCCCAGCTTCAACGAACTCAGGATCAGGGACGGCGAAGTCACGGTCCGCGTCCGCAATATCGACGCGGTGCCGACGCTCGACATGCTGATCGACGACGTCCCGCCCGACGCGCTGCCTCCGCGCGAACCGGGCGAGCCCGTCGCGCCGATCCACGCCGTTCCACCGGTCGATCCGCCAGTGCATTGA
- a CDS encoding succinate dehydrogenase iron-sulfur subunit produces the protein MAEFRLPKNSRPQKTGKTHKAEGAAAIKTFKVYRYDPDSGQNPRFDTFEIDTEKCGPMVLDALIKMKSEQDSSLTFRRSCREGICGSCSMNMNGKNGLACTTAIEDLKGAITITPLPAMDVIKDLVPDFTHFYAQYASIEPWLKTKTTTPSGKERLQSPAEREKLDGLYECILCACCSTSCPSYWWNSDKFLGPAILLQAYRWLADSRDEMTGERLDELEDPFRLYRCHTIMNCSNACPKGLSPARAIAEIKKLEAERQV, from the coding sequence ATGGCCGAATTCCGCCTGCCCAAGAACAGCCGTCCGCAAAAGACCGGCAAGACGCACAAAGCCGAGGGCGCGGCCGCGATCAAGACGTTCAAGGTCTATCGCTACGATCCCGACAGCGGCCAGAATCCGCGCTTCGATACGTTCGAGATCGACACCGAAAAATGCGGACCGATGGTGCTCGACGCGCTGATCAAGATGAAAAGCGAGCAGGATAGCTCGCTGACCTTCCGCCGCTCGTGCCGCGAGGGGATTTGCGGCAGCTGTTCGATGAACATGAACGGCAAGAACGGCCTGGCCTGCACCACCGCGATCGAGGATCTGAAGGGCGCGATCACGATCACCCCGCTGCCCGCGATGGACGTGATCAAGGATCTGGTCCCCGACTTCACCCATTTCTACGCGCAATATGCGTCGATCGAACCCTGGCTGAAGACCAAGACGACGACGCCGAGCGGCAAGGAACGTCTCCAGTCGCCCGCCGAGCGTGAAAAACTCGACGGGCTTTACGAGTGCATCCTGTGCGCCTGCTGTTCGACCAGCTGCCCCAGCTATTGGTGGAACAGCGACAAGTTCCTTGGCCCCGCGATCCTGCTCCAGGCGTATCGCTGGCTCGCCGACAGCCGCGACGAGATGACCGGCGAGCGCCTTGACGAGCTGGAGGATCCCTTCCGCCTCTATCGCTGCCACACGATCATGAATTGCTCGAACGCCTGCCCCAAGGGGCTGAGCCCGGCGCGCGCGATCGCCGAGATCAAGAAGCTCGAGGCCGAGCGGCAGGTGTGA
- a CDS encoding CDP-alcohol phosphatidyltransferase family protein, translating into MSEPKTLPTLALIGDNPTLLWGMTNAERLRRMARAEGMPESVPASHAQLTVNLDYVFDPVWLRHILTLPGTVLVDGDALVMAHLTGGMTPDDIAAHGDALTIIDYRDNPQIYNRQLRKLECPFVQRLTPDTRRAIERKSYFGAYKGVTDALTKYLWPELALWLTRFAASIGMTPNMVTAIGAALCIYATYLFAYGHYWTGMLAAFTFMVLDTVDGKLARCTITSSKWGNVADHGVDLVHPPFWWYFWGVGLGSWGLALSDQTFLLVMIAVVAGYVLQRVIEGMFIKDFGMDVHVWRRFDSQFRLITARRNPNIAILFFATLAGRPDIGLIAVAWWTIISLVVHAVQLVQAYAQRRAGRPIVSWMEEA; encoded by the coding sequence ATGAGCGAACCAAAGACCCTGCCCACCCTGGCGCTGATCGGCGACAACCCGACCCTGCTGTGGGGAATGACCAATGCCGAACGGCTGCGCCGCATGGCGCGCGCCGAGGGCATGCCCGAGAGCGTTCCGGCATCGCACGCGCAGCTTACCGTCAATCTCGACTATGTGTTCGATCCGGTGTGGCTGCGCCATATCCTGACGCTACCCGGCACGGTGCTGGTGGATGGCGACGCGCTGGTGATGGCGCATCTGACCGGCGGCATGACCCCCGATGACATCGCGGCGCACGGCGACGCGCTGACGATCATCGATTACCGCGACAATCCGCAAATCTATAATCGCCAGCTGCGCAAGCTGGAGTGTCCGTTTGTCCAGCGGCTGACCCCGGACACGCGGCGGGCGATCGAGCGCAAAAGCTATTTTGGTGCCTACAAGGGCGTCACCGATGCGCTAACCAAATATCTGTGGCCCGAGCTTGCCTTGTGGCTGACACGCTTCGCCGCCAGCATCGGCATGACCCCCAATATGGTCACTGCGATCGGCGCGGCGCTGTGCATCTATGCCACCTACCTGTTCGCCTACGGCCATTACTGGACCGGGATGCTCGCCGCCTTCACCTTCATGGTGCTCGACACCGTCGATGGAAAACTGGCGCGCTGCACGATCACCTCGTCAAAATGGGGCAACGTCGCCGACCATGGCGTCGATCTGGTCCACCCCCCCTTCTGGTGGTATTTCTGGGGCGTCGGGCTGGGCAGCTGGGGGCTGGCGCTGTCGGACCAGACCTTCCTGCTGGTGATGATCGCGGTCGTTGCAGGTTATGTGCTCCAGCGCGTGATCGAGGGGATGTTCATCAAGGATTTCGGCATGGACGTCCACGTCTGGCGCCGGTTCGATAGCCAGTTCCGGCTGATCACCGCGCGCCGTAATCCCAACATCGCGATCCTGTTCTTCGCGACGCTCGCGGGTCGCCCCGACATCGGGCTGATCGCGGTCGCATGGTGGACGATCATCTCGCTGGTCGTCCATGCGGTGCAGCTGGTGCAGGCCTATGCCCAGCGGCGCGCCGGGCGCCCGATTGTCAGCTGGATGGAGGAAGCATGA